From Pseudomonas sp. LS1212, the proteins below share one genomic window:
- a CDS encoding methyl-accepting chemotaxis protein produces MGVTLRDLISGIRDGVTQIASAAEELSAVTEQTSAGVNSQKVETDQVATAMHEMTATVQEVARNAEQASQAATAADGEARQGDRVVAEAIAQIERLAEEVRRSTQAMAQLQQESDKIGSVMDVIKSVAEQTNLLALNAAIEAARAGEAGRGFAVVADEVRGLAQRTQKSTEEIEELVAGLQSGTQQVANVMLGSRSLTDSSVELTRKAGLSLENITRTVSNIQSMNQQIAAAAEQQSAVAEEISRSILNVRDVSEQTAAASDETAASSVELARLGNQLQMMVSHFRV; encoded by the coding sequence ATGGGCGTGACCCTGCGGGACCTGATCAGTGGCATTCGCGATGGCGTGACCCAGATTGCCAGCGCTGCAGAAGAGCTGTCGGCCGTTACCGAACAGACCAGTGCCGGGGTCAACAGCCAGAAGGTCGAAACCGATCAGGTCGCCACCGCCATGCACGAAATGACCGCAACCGTGCAGGAAGTCGCCCGCAATGCCGAACAGGCCTCCCAGGCCGCCACCGCTGCCGATGGCGAAGCCCGTCAGGGTGATCGCGTGGTCGCAGAGGCGATCGCCCAGATCGAGCGGCTGGCCGAAGAGGTCCGCCGCTCCACGCAAGCCATGGCGCAGCTGCAACAGGAAAGCGACAAGATCGGCAGTGTCATGGACGTGATCAAATCCGTGGCCGAACAGACCAACCTGCTCGCCCTCAATGCCGCGATCGAAGCGGCGCGCGCCGGTGAAGCCGGGCGCGGTTTTGCCGTGGTCGCCGACGAAGTCCGCGGCCTGGCCCAGCGCACGCAGAAGTCCACCGAGGAAATCGAGGAGCTGGTGGCGGGCCTGCAGAGCGGCACCCAACAGGTCGCCAATGTGATGCTGGGCAGCCGCAGCCTGACCGACAGCAGCGTGGAACTGACGCGCAAGGCCGGCCTGTCGCTGGAGAACATCACCCGCACCGTGTCGAACATCCAGTCGATGAACCAGCAGATCGCTGCGGCTGCCGAACAGCAAAGCGCAGTGGCCGAGGAAATCAGCCGCAGCATTCTGAATGTGCGTGATGTGTCCGAGCAGACGGCGGCAGCCAGTGATGAGACTGCAGCGTCGAGCGTTGAATTGGCGCGGTTGGGGAATCAGTTGCAGATGATGGTGAGCCATTTCCGGGTGTAG
- a CDS encoding cupin domain-containing protein yields the protein MSKSLVVLRDTHPLPVLDACKWEKLAGDPHTVNLNAYTSEDGSKIMGTWICTPGKWRVNYEKWEYCHFQEGYCVITPDGQEPVHLRAGDIFIVEPGMRGTWEVVETVRKYFVFA from the coding sequence ATGTCGAAATCCCTCGTTGTCCTTCGCGATACTCACCCGCTGCCAGTGCTCGACGCCTGCAAATGGGAAAAACTGGCCGGTGACCCGCACACCGTGAACCTCAATGCCTACACCAGTGAAGATGGCAGCAAGATCATGGGTACCTGGATCTGTACGCCGGGTAAATGGCGGGTCAATTACGAGAAGTGGGAGTATTGCCACTTCCAGGAAGGCTACTGCGTGATTACCCCCGATGGCCAGGAGCCGGTGCACCTGCGTGCCGGGGATATCTTTATCGTGGAGCCGGGTATGCGCGGTACCTGGGAAGTGGTCGAGACCGTGCGCAAGTATTTTGTGTTTGCCTGA
- a CDS encoding LysR family transcriptional regulator has translation MKARSDELQVFVSVIECGSISAAAEQIGQTPSAISRTLSRLESKLDTTLINRTTRRMDLTEEGRFFFERAKQILAQMEELEEHLSLRHQTPSGRLRINAALPFMLHAIVPWIGEFRQLYPDIQLELNTNELIIDLLEQSTDIAIRIGALADSTLHARSLGCSPLNILASPEYLAKHGTPTDVEALAGHVLLGFTQTETLNHWPLRHTEDDRLQIQPGLSASSGETLRELALAGVGIVCLSHFMTHEDIRSGRLQVILAQANSGYRQPIHAVYYRNSQLALRIQCFLDFIQEKLAIYAV, from the coding sequence GTGAAAGCCAGATCCGATGAGTTGCAGGTGTTTGTCTCGGTGATCGAGTGCGGCTCGATCTCGGCTGCGGCCGAGCAGATTGGCCAGACACCATCGGCCATCAGCCGCACGTTGTCGCGGCTTGAAAGCAAGCTCGACACCACCCTGATCAACCGCACCACGCGACGCATGGACCTGACCGAGGAGGGGCGCTTCTTCTTCGAGCGGGCCAAGCAGATCCTGGCGCAGATGGAAGAGCTGGAGGAGCACCTGTCGCTGCGACACCAGACGCCGTCCGGGCGCTTGCGCATCAATGCGGCCCTGCCGTTCATGCTGCATGCCATCGTGCCGTGGATCGGTGAGTTTCGGCAGTTGTATCCGGATATCCAGCTGGAACTCAATACCAATGAACTGATCATCGATCTGCTCGAGCAGAGCACCGATATCGCGATCCGGATCGGTGCCCTGGCTGACTCGACCTTGCACGCGCGCTCACTGGGTTGCAGCCCGTTGAACATCCTGGCCAGTCCCGAGTACCTGGCCAAACACGGCACGCCAACCGACGTCGAAGCGCTGGCCGGGCATGTGCTGCTGGGCTTTACCCAGACCGAAACCCTCAACCACTGGCCTTTGCGCCATACCGAAGACGACCGGCTGCAGATCCAGCCGGGGCTGTCGGCGTCCAGTGGTGAAACCTTGCGCGAATTGGCACTGGCCGGCGTGGGGATTGTCTGCCTTTCGCACTTCATGACCCATGAAGACATTCGCAGCGGACGCCTGCAGGTGATCCTGGCCCAGGCCAACAGCGGCTATCGCCAGCCGATCCACGCGGTGTATTACCGCAACTCGCAACTGGCGTTGCGGATTCAGTGCTTTCTGGATTTCATCCAGGAGAAGCTGGCGATTTATGCCGTTTGA
- a CDS encoding NAD(P)H-dependent oxidoreductase, whose protein sequence is MKKVLLLNGGKQFAHSDGRYNATLHEAALAFLDRSGFDVKETFIDGGYDIEQEVQKFLWADVIIYQMPGWWMGAPWTVKKYIDEVFTQGHGSLYANDGRTRSDTLQKYGSGGLIHGKQYMISATWNAPQQAFDDPTDFFEGKGVDAVYFPFHKANQFLGMTGLPTFLSVNVMKMPAIEADVARYEQHLAKVFDVAA, encoded by the coding sequence ATGAAAAAAGTACTGTTGCTCAACGGTGGCAAGCAATTCGCTCACTCCGACGGTCGCTACAACGCGACCTTGCACGAGGCCGCCCTGGCGTTCCTGGACCGCTCGGGTTTCGACGTCAAGGAAACCTTCATCGATGGCGGCTACGACATTGAGCAAGAGGTGCAGAAGTTTCTCTGGGCCGACGTGATCATCTATCAAATGCCCGGCTGGTGGATGGGCGCCCCCTGGACGGTGAAGAAGTACATCGATGAAGTCTTCACCCAGGGCCACGGCAGCCTGTATGCCAATGACGGCCGCACCCGTTCCGATACCTTGCAGAAATACGGCAGCGGCGGCCTGATCCACGGCAAGCAGTACATGATCTCCGCCACCTGGAATGCGCCACAGCAAGCCTTCGACGACCCGACCGACTTCTTCGAGGGCAAGGGTGTGGACGCGGTGTACTTCCCATTCCACAAGGCCAATCAATTCCTGGGCATGACGGGCTTGCCGACCTTCCTCAGCGTCAACGTGATGAAGATGCCGGCTATCGAAGCCGACGTGGCCCGCTATGAGCAGCACCTGGCCAAGGTCTTCGACGTGGCGGCTTGA